From the Elusimicrobiota bacterium genome, one window contains:
- a CDS encoding bifunctional transaldolase/phosoglucose isomerase has translation MEFSANTKTIGQSLWLDNIRRDMVTGGGLSKLIAGSGIKGLTSNPSIFEKAILQSSIYEETLNALVAGNANAPEIYEALTVEDIQRAADIFRETYDASGGTDGFVSMEVSPLLANDAEATEFEAERLFKKIGRKNVMIKVPATQEGLIAGLALLKKGVNVNFTLIFSVKRYEKTARTYLEAMVWRRNNGLPLAGVASVASFFVSRIDTAMDRLLEETPAPERKSAAAALKGKIAVSTSLAAYETYLLLFSGPLFRELEAAGAARQRILWASTGVKNPAYKDTLYSDELALDGSVNTLPEAALEAWLDHGHANTEPLEQRTAAAKRRLASLKGLGINMEDVFDKLETDGVEQFERAYNSVISSIEVKRNAALTFGAPPSSNNELPGGDFSETLEKLSASNFAGRLWLKDPELWKKDAAHKKQIAGALGWLDIPYKMLPKTREIESFALEIRREGFTHAVLMGMGGSSLAPEVLRSVFQNPKYPKLLVLDTTDPAQIALARAEIDLKKTLFIFASKSGGTIEPSSQFKYFWELLKKSKTPKPGSQFIAITDKDTGLEKLAKDKKFRKIFINPSDIGGRFSALSYFGLVPAALCGADIRKLLARAINMADLCKTGETAKNPGALLGAMMGALALQGKDKLTLVMPKKLEVFSLWVEQLVAESTGKEGKGVVPVCQEELSEPDKYQSDRFFVRTRLASESEPETEAKLSAVKAAGHPVYEIVLNDPYDLGGEFFRWETATAAAGAVFGINPFDQPNVQEAKILTMNALAKISSGGKLTTPKPDFSSDRLSVFISKTLKNSCDGDCIAKYDDIFWCLFSALKEKEYIGLLAYLPNTPEVDAELKKLRESFKNYTSSATLMSYGPRYLHSSGQLHKGGPDNAFFIILTSQAQKDISIAGEKYTFWQLEMAQAMGDFQALDSKNRRVLRLHLKHPLAKSLSYLSERILKVGRPADNPDSEKTEGEEREMPKTATKTANTKNNTKTNLTNSNEYVVIDHPKNLENITSRHYCVRIGANECNGMDISIDDQPWQNCRHSVGYWWFDWSNFTTGTHQLVARMHKKNGEYLVSKRRRCKVI, from the coding sequence ATGGAATTCAGCGCGAACACAAAAACTATCGGCCAGAGCCTGTGGCTTGACAATATCAGGCGGGACATGGTGACAGGCGGGGGCCTGTCAAAGCTTATAGCCGGCTCCGGCATAAAAGGCCTGACCTCAAACCCCTCTATTTTCGAAAAAGCCATTTTACAGTCCTCCATTTACGAAGAAACGCTGAACGCCCTTGTAGCGGGCAACGCCAACGCGCCGGAAATTTACGAAGCCCTGACGGTGGAGGATATCCAGCGCGCAGCCGACATTTTTCGGGAAACCTACGACGCCTCCGGCGGAACCGACGGTTTTGTCAGCATGGAAGTTTCACCGCTGCTCGCCAACGACGCCGAAGCCACGGAGTTCGAAGCCGAGCGCCTGTTTAAAAAGATAGGCAGAAAAAACGTCATGATAAAAGTGCCGGCTACCCAGGAGGGCCTTATAGCCGGGCTCGCGCTCCTTAAAAAAGGCGTGAATGTGAATTTCACCCTTATTTTTTCCGTCAAGCGCTACGAAAAAACCGCCAGAACTTACCTGGAAGCCATGGTCTGGCGCAGGAACAACGGTCTTCCGCTCGCAGGCGTAGCTTCGGTGGCCAGTTTTTTTGTGAGCCGCATAGACACCGCCATGGACCGCCTTCTTGAGGAAACTCCCGCGCCCGAGAGAAAATCGGCCGCGGCGGCGCTTAAAGGAAAGATAGCCGTAAGCACTTCGCTCGCGGCCTACGAAACTTATCTCCTGCTTTTTTCAGGCCCGCTTTTCAGGGAGCTTGAAGCCGCCGGCGCGGCCCGCCAGCGCATACTCTGGGCCTCCACAGGCGTAAAAAATCCGGCCTACAAAGACACCCTCTATTCCGACGAGCTGGCCCTTGACGGCTCGGTAAACACGCTGCCGGAGGCCGCGCTTGAGGCCTGGCTTGACCACGGCCACGCCAACACAGAGCCGCTGGAACAGCGCACAGCGGCCGCAAAAAGGCGGCTGGCCTCGCTAAAGGGACTCGGCATAAATATGGAAGATGTTTTTGATAAGCTTGAAACGGACGGAGTGGAGCAATTTGAGCGCGCTTACAATTCAGTTATTTCAAGCATTGAGGTAAAGCGGAATGCCGCTTTAACCTTCGGGGCGCCGCCCTCATCTAACAACGAACTGCCCGGCGGGGACTTTTCAGAAACGCTGGAAAAACTTTCCGCTTCCAATTTCGCCGGCCGGCTCTGGCTGAAAGACCCGGAGCTCTGGAAAAAAGACGCGGCGCACAAAAAACAGATAGCCGGCGCCCTTGGCTGGCTGGATATCCCTTACAAAATGCTGCCGAAAACGCGCGAAATAGAGAGCTTCGCCCTTGAAATACGCAGGGAGGGCTTCACCCACGCGGTGCTTATGGGCATGGGCGGCTCAAGCCTCGCGCCCGAGGTGCTGCGCAGCGTATTCCAGAACCCGAAGTATCCGAAACTTCTGGTGTTGGACACCACGGACCCGGCTCAGATAGCGCTTGCGCGCGCGGAGATAGACCTTAAAAAAACGCTGTTCATTTTTGCCAGCAAATCCGGCGGCACCATAGAGCCCTCCAGCCAGTTCAAATATTTCTGGGAACTCCTTAAAAAAAGCAAAACGCCCAAACCCGGCTCACAGTTTATAGCCATAACAGATAAGGACACGGGCCTTGAAAAACTGGCGAAAGATAAAAAGTTCCGCAAGATCTTCATAAATCCCTCAGATATCGGAGGCAGATTTTCCGCGCTGTCCTATTTCGGCCTGGTGCCGGCGGCGCTTTGCGGAGCCGACATAAGAAAGCTTTTGGCGCGCGCCATAAACATGGCGGACCTCTGCAAAACGGGTGAAACGGCAAAAAATCCGGGCGCGCTTTTGGGCGCCATGATGGGCGCGCTGGCGCTTCAGGGCAAAGACAAGCTCACCCTTGTCATGCCGAAAAAACTTGAAGTCTTCAGCCTGTGGGTGGAACAGCTTGTGGCCGAGAGCACCGGCAAGGAAGGCAAGGGCGTGGTGCCGGTCTGCCAGGAAGAGCTTTCTGAACCCGATAAGTACCAAAGCGACAGGTTTTTCGTGCGCACTCGTCTGGCCTCCGAAAGCGAGCCGGAAACGGAAGCAAAGCTTTCCGCCGTCAAGGCAGCCGGGCACCCGGTTTATGAAATTGTCTTAAACGACCCCTACGATCTGGGGGGGGAATTTTTCCGCTGGGAAACAGCCACAGCGGCCGCGGGAGCCGTGTTTGGCATTAACCCTTTTGACCAGCCCAATGTGCAGGAGGCAAAGATCCTTACCATGAACGCGCTCGCCAAGATCTCTTCCGGAGGAAAGCTCACAACGCCCAAACCGGATTTTTCCAGCGACAGGCTCTCCGTGTTCATTTCAAAAACGCTTAAAAACTCGTGCGACGGGGACTGTATAGCCAAATATGACGACATATTCTGGTGTCTTTTTTCAGCCCTGAAGGAAAAAGAGTATATCGGCCTGCTGGCATACCTGCCCAATACCCCCGAAGTGGACGCGGAACTTAAAAAGCTGAGGGAAAGCTTTAAAAACTACACTTCATCGGCTACCCTTATGAGCTACGGCCCAAGGTATCTGCATTCTTCCGGCCAGCTGCATAAAGGCGGCCCGGACAACGCCTTCTTTATCATCTTGACAAGCCAGGCGCAAAAAGATATAAGTATAGCAGGGGAAAAATACACTTTCTGGCAGCTTGAAATGGCGCAGGCGATGGGGGATTTCCAAGCCCTTGATTCGAAGAACAGGCGCGTGTTAAGGCTTCACCTTAAACATCCGCTCGCCAAATCTTTAAGTTACCTGAGCGAAAGAATTTTAAAAGTAGGAAGGCCTGCTGACAACCCCGACAGTGAAAAGACCGAAGGTGAGGAGAGAGAAATGCCTAAAACAGCGACAAAAACAGCCAACACGAAAAACAACACGAAAACCAACCTGACCAACTCGAACGAGTACGTGGTTATAGACCATCCGAAAAACCTTGAAAACATAACTTCAAGGCACTACTGCGTGCGCATAGGCGCGAATGAATGCAACGGCATGGATATATCCATAGATGACCAGCCCTGGCAGAACTGCAGGCACTCGGTGGGATACTGGTGGTTTGACTGGAGTAATTTCACGACCGGCACGCATCAGCTTGTGGCCAGGATGCACAAGAAAAACGGCGAATACCTTGTTTCCAAAAGACGCCGCTGCAAAGTTATTTAA
- the pyk gene encoding pyruvate kinase, which translates to MTPKTKIVATLGPASSAEGILRQMMVCGLDVVRLNFSHGTAQTHSANIRLVCALNKKYRRHIRVLQDLKGNRIRIGRLNAPVELKKKQAVALVQARTTAKSGEIPFDYSGSLKVIKKGHFIYIDDGNIALKVNAVGRDSLKCEVAAGGRLLERKGVNIPEASLDFPLLSEEDRADIKFGVSERCDYIAQSFVRSKAEVLAVRRLVKPLLPDCKIIAKIEACEAIANLDEIIEAADGIMVARGDMGVMFPVWEVPILQKRIIRKCNLAGKPVITATQMLESMTEHQIPTRAEVSDVANAVLDGTDYVMLSAETAAGKHPVEAVRVMNQIIKYTEQNGGKFNCAANHK; encoded by the coding sequence ATGACGCCAAAAACAAAGATCGTCGCCACCCTTGGCCCCGCCAGCTCCGCCGAAGGCATACTGCGGCAGATGATGGTCTGCGGGCTGGATGTGGTGCGCCTTAATTTTTCCCACGGCACGGCGCAGACCCACTCGGCGAATATCCGCCTGGTGTGCGCTCTGAATAAAAAATACCGCCGCCATATCCGCGTTTTGCAGGACCTCAAAGGCAACCGTATAAGAATAGGGCGGCTTAACGCGCCGGTTGAATTGAAAAAAAAGCAGGCTGTCGCTTTAGTCCAGGCCCGGACAACCGCCAAGTCCGGCGAAATTCCTTTTGACTATTCAGGTTCGCTTAAGGTGATAAAAAAAGGCCATTTTATCTACATTGACGACGGCAACATAGCCCTTAAGGTAAATGCCGTCGGCCGCGACTCGCTTAAATGCGAGGTGGCGGCGGGAGGGCGGCTGTTGGAGCGCAAGGGCGTAAATATCCCTGAGGCCAGCCTGGATTTCCCGCTGCTTTCGGAAGAGGACCGCGCCGACATCAAATTCGGCGTGAGCGAACGCTGCGATTACATAGCCCAGTCCTTCGTGCGCTCAAAGGCCGAGGTGCTGGCCGTGCGCCGCCTGGTGAAGCCTCTGCTGCCGGATTGCAAAATAATCGCCAAAATAGAAGCGTGCGAGGCTATCGCGAACCTGGACGAAATTATTGAAGCGGCTGACGGCATTATGGTGGCGCGCGGAGACATGGGCGTAATGTTTCCGGTCTGGGAAGTGCCCATACTGCAAAAGCGCATAATCAGAAAATGCAATTTAGCGGGAAAACCCGTAATAACCGCCACGCAGATGCTGGAATCCATGACGGAACACCAGATACCCACCCGGGCGGAAGTATCCGACGTTGCGAACGCCGTGCTTGACGGCACGGACTACGTAATGCTTTCCGCCGAAACGGCCGCGGGAAAACACCCGGTGGAAGCCGTGCGCGTGATGAACCAGATAATAAAATATACCGAACAAAACGGGGGAAAATTCAACTGCGCAGCTAATCATAAATGA
- the rsgA gene encoding ribosome small subunit-dependent GTPase A produces the protein MKLEDLGWDDFFQRQLETAGSSLIPARITAEYAGCYEVRLARGEALASATGRFRHTAASTGEMPVVGDWVLLSDNPGAERLPIQAVLKRRSKLSRKATDEEEAEQPIAANVDTVFIVQSLDGNYNLRRLERFLVAVRESGAAPVVILNKADLCPEAEKRAEEASLLAPSIPVIILDSISLRGYGRLAPFLAKGRTIAFIGSSGVGKSTIINNLGAKKQKTSAVRKSDSKGMHTTSTRRLLRLAGGALLIDTPGMKEFEAWDAPAGFKETFNEIEDLALNCRFTDCGHETEPGCAVLAALESGILARARYTNYLKMKKEAAHQKTRADLTEQLKRKTRAKKISKAAKNFFKNRQEGKW, from the coding sequence ATGAAACTTGAAGACCTCGGCTGGGACGATTTTTTCCAGCGGCAGCTTGAGACCGCGGGCTCCAGCCTGATCCCGGCCAGAATTACGGCCGAATACGCGGGCTGCTACGAGGTTAGACTGGCCCGCGGGGAAGCGCTCGCCTCTGCTACCGGCCGGTTCAGGCACACGGCGGCGTCAACCGGTGAAATGCCCGTTGTGGGAGACTGGGTGCTGCTCTCGGATAACCCGGGAGCGGAAAGACTGCCGATACAGGCCGTGCTGAAGCGCAGATCCAAGCTTTCCCGGAAAGCGACTGACGAAGAAGAAGCCGAACAACCCATAGCGGCGAATGTGGACACGGTATTTATCGTGCAGAGCCTGGACGGCAATTACAATCTTCGCCGGCTGGAGCGCTTTCTGGTGGCGGTCCGGGAAAGCGGCGCGGCGCCCGTAGTAATACTCAACAAGGCGGACCTCTGCCCCGAAGCCGAAAAGCGCGCCGAAGAAGCTTCTCTGCTGGCCCCCTCCATCCCGGTGATAATTCTGGATTCCATTTCGCTGCGCGGTTACGGCCGGCTCGCTCCCTTTCTGGCGAAAGGCCGAACAATCGCCTTCATCGGCTCCTCCGGCGTAGGGAAATCCACAATAATCAACAATCTGGGCGCAAAAAAACAGAAAACCTCGGCTGTAAGAAAAAGCGACTCCAAAGGAATGCATACCACAAGCACCCGGCGCCTGCTGCGTCTTGCGGGAGGAGCGCTCCTTATAGACACTCCCGGCATGAAGGAGTTTGAAGCCTGGGACGCGCCCGCCGGCTTTAAAGAGACATTCAACGAGATCGAAGATCTGGCCCTTAACTGCAGGTTTACTGACTGCGGCCATGAAACCGAGCCCGGCTGCGCGGTGCTCGCAGCGCTGGAGTCGGGCATTCTGGCCCGGGCCCGCTACACTAATTATCTGAAGATGAAAAAAGAAGCCGCGCATCAGAAAACCAGGGCAGATCTGACCGAACAGCTTAAACGCAAAACCAGAGCAAAAAAAATATCCAAGGCGGCGAAAAACTTTTTCAAAAACCGCCAGGAGGGCAAGTGGTGA
- a CDS encoding DUF481 domain-containing protein yields the protein MKRIAMLAVVVFFASSAMAQDVSAPKKWKDAAELSSVQTSGNSKTSTIAAKNLFNYDWSKSALEVVAGGLGTKSKNTVTAEQYNASEKVSFKLTGKNYAFEKAGWDKNRFAGIKDRYDFGVGVGRHLLSEGKDNLFAEAGGGYIIEDRLESANRSFGTYRAYAKYIRTLSATANASQDCEYIGDMQDSKGYRMNTETALVASISTHFTLKTSYVWKLSNNPGIGFKKTDTITSMAIIVNF from the coding sequence ATGAAAAGGATAGCGATGCTCGCCGTAGTGGTTTTCTTTGCGTCTTCAGCCATGGCCCAGGACGTTTCGGCGCCGAAAAAGTGGAAAGACGCCGCCGAGCTCTCGTCCGTTCAGACCTCGGGCAACTCCAAGACCTCCACCATAGCCGCCAAGAACCTGTTCAACTACGACTGGAGCAAGAGCGCGCTGGAAGTGGTCGCGGGGGGGCTGGGGACCAAGAGCAAGAACACCGTGACCGCCGAACAGTACAACGCTTCGGAAAAGGTCAGCTTCAAGCTCACCGGGAAGAATTACGCCTTCGAAAAAGCCGGCTGGGACAAGAACCGCTTTGCCGGCATAAAAGACCGCTACGATTTCGGCGTGGGCGTAGGGCGCCACCTGCTTAGCGAGGGAAAGGACAATCTCTTCGCGGAAGCCGGCGGCGGCTACATCATCGAGGACCGCCTGGAGTCGGCCAACCGCTCCTTCGGCACCTACCGCGCCTACGCCAAATACATCAGGACCCTTTCCGCCACGGCGAACGCCAGCCAGGACTGTGAATACATCGGCGACATGCAGGACTCCAAAGGCTACCGCATGAACACCGAAACCGCCCTGGTAGCGTCCATTTCCACCCACTTCACGCTTAAGACCTCCTATGTCTGGAAATTATCCAACAACCCCGGCATAGGTTTCAAAAAGACGGATACCATAACCTCCATGGCGATAATAGTTAACTTTTGA